One Pleurocapsa sp. PCC 7327 DNA segment encodes these proteins:
- a CDS encoding acyl--CoA ligase, which produces MTKNKGTVLDLLAGEDNRPALVAPDKPTLTYKQLRQNVIELAAKLNGFGIGRGDSLREHFADRVSIAIPNSPEMVIIYLAIVTCATAAPLNPKYKQEEFSFYFEDTNAAALIVLDEGIEAALAAATPNMTILRATSNANGTLTFEKIGGADRPPRPQELAETDDIAMILHTSGTTSRPKRVPIRHRNLTASAGNIIEAYQLSPVDTTLCLMPLFHIHGLVGAMLSTFASGGTLVCPNGFNALEFWKLVAAYKPTWYSAAPTMHQAILARASRNQEIVKSHSFRFIRSSSAPLPPVIIEQMEATMNSPVLESYSMTEAAHLMTTNPLPPKVRKPGTVGYGFGVDVGIMDEAGNLLEKGQLGEVVVKGANVVDGYENNPEANAKAFTNGWFRTGDQGMLDEDGYLRLTGRLKELINRGGEKISPLEVDDVLLRHRAVAEAIAFAVPHKMLGEDIHAALVLKDKSVSEQELRAHCSALLAEFKVPRQFHILDELPRGATGKLQRLNMAKLLNLID; this is translated from the coding sequence ATGACAAAGAACAAAGGTACAGTACTAGATTTATTAGCTGGAGAAGATAACCGTCCAGCCCTCGTTGCTCCCGATAAACCAACCTTAACTTACAAGCAACTGCGACAGAACGTTATCGAACTAGCTGCCAAGCTGAACGGTTTTGGGATCGGACGGGGCGATTCCCTACGGGAGCACTTTGCGGATCGCGTCTCCATCGCCATTCCCAACAGCCCCGAAATGGTAATTATCTACCTCGCAATAGTAACCTGTGCGACAGCAGCTCCCCTCAACCCCAAGTACAAGCAAGAAGAATTCTCATTCTACTTTGAAGACACCAATGCAGCGGCTTTAATCGTTCTAGACGAAGGCATTGAAGCAGCCCTAGCAGCTGCAACGCCCAATATGACCATCCTCCGGGCAACTTCCAATGCCAATGGGACGCTAACGTTTGAGAAAATCGGAGGAGCAGATCGCCCTCCCCGTCCTCAAGAACTTGCAGAAACGGACGATATTGCCATGATTCTCCACACGAGCGGTACGACTAGCCGTCCCAAACGCGTGCCGATTCGCCATCGCAATCTTACGGCTTCTGCTGGAAATATTATCGAGGCATACCAATTGTCGCCAGTCGATACCACCCTCTGCTTGATGCCACTGTTCCACATCCACGGACTGGTAGGAGCGATGCTATCTACCTTTGCATCGGGAGGAACGCTAGTTTGTCCCAACGGGTTCAATGCCCTAGAATTCTGGAAGCTGGTAGCCGCCTACAAACCGACTTGGTATTCGGCTGCACCGACGATGCATCAAGCAATCCTGGCTCGCGCATCCCGCAACCAAGAAATCGTTAAATCCCATTCCTTCCGCTTCATTCGTTCTAGTAGCGCCCCTCTGCCGCCAGTCATCATCGAACAAATGGAAGCAACCATGAATTCTCCCGTACTGGAATCCTATAGCATGACGGAAGCGGCTCACTTAATGACAACCAATCCCCTGCCGCCCAAGGTACGGAAACCGGGAACGGTTGGCTATGGCTTCGGCGTAGACGTTGGCATTATGGACGAAGCCGGAAACCTGCTCGAAAAAGGACAGTTAGGCGAAGTTGTCGTCAAAGGTGCCAACGTAGTCGATGGATATGAAAATAACCCGGAAGCTAATGCAAAAGCATTTACGAATGGTTGGTTCCGCACTGGCGACCAAGGGATGCTCGATGAAGATGGCTACCTGCGCCTGACGGGACGATTGAAGGAACTAATTAATCGAGGCGGCGAGAAGATTTCTCCGCTGGAGGTGGACGATGTATTGTTGCGCCATCGGGCCGTTGCCGAAGCGATCGCGTTTGCCGTTCCCCATAAAATGTTAGGTGAAGATATCCATGCTGCCCTAGTTCTAAAAGATAAATCCGTAAGCGAGCAAGAATTAAGAGCACATTGCTCGGCGCTATTGGCAGAATTTAAAGTACCGCGTCAGTTTCATATCCTAGACGAACTGCCCAGAGGCGCAACGGGTAAATTGCAGCGATTA
- the dnaK gene encoding molecular chaperone DnaK: MGKVVGIDLGTTNSCIAVMEGGKPTVIANAEGFRTTPSVVAYAKNGDRLVGQIAKRQAVMNPQNTFYSVKRFIGRKYDEITNEATEVSYKVLRDSTGNVKLDCPALGKQFAPEEISAQVLRKLVEDASKYLGEPVTQAVITVPAYFNDSQRQATKDAGKIAGLEVLRIINEPTAASLAYGLDKKSNETIIVFDLGGGTFDVSILEVGDGVFEVLATSGDTHLGGDDFDKKIVDYLAEEFKKVEGIDLRQDKQALQRLTEAAEKAKIELSSVTQTEINLPFITATQEGPKHLDMTLTRAKFEELCADLIDRCRIPVENALRDAKIVRDAIDEVVLVGGSTRIPAVQELVKKLLGKEPNQGVNPDEVVAVGAAIQGGVLKGEVKDILLLDVTPLSLGVETLGGVMTPIIPRNTTIPTKKSEVFSTAVDGQTNVEIHVLQGERQLAKDNKSLGTFRLDGIPPAPRGVPQIEVTFDIDANGILNVTAKDKGTGKEQSISITGASTLPSDEVDRMVKEAEANAAADRERRERIDRKNQADSLVYQADKQLKELGDKVAAADKSKAEGLIAELKEAIAQDNDDKIKTLMPELQQTLYSIGTSVYQQAGGGATSGGYSTDGTSGAGTGSSTGGDDVIDAEFSETK, translated from the coding sequence ATGGGAAAAGTTGTTGGAATTGACTTAGGAACAACAAACTCTTGTATCGCAGTAATGGAAGGGGGAAAACCAACCGTCATTGCCAACGCCGAAGGATTTAGGACAACGCCCTCTGTGGTCGCTTACGCCAAAAATGGCGATCGCTTGGTGGGGCAAATTGCTAAGCGTCAGGCGGTAATGAATCCGCAAAATACTTTTTACTCCGTCAAGCGCTTCATCGGACGGAAATATGACGAGATCACTAATGAAGCTACAGAAGTTTCTTATAAAGTCTTGAGAGATAGTACTGGTAACGTTAAGCTAGACTGTCCGGCGCTAGGCAAACAATTTGCCCCCGAAGAAATTTCTGCCCAAGTGCTGCGCAAGTTGGTAGAAGATGCCAGCAAATATCTCGGCGAACCCGTCACTCAGGCAGTCATTACCGTGCCTGCGTACTTTAACGACTCCCAGCGTCAAGCGACCAAAGATGCTGGAAAAATCGCGGGTTTGGAAGTGTTGCGGATTATTAACGAGCCAACGGCGGCATCGCTTGCTTATGGTCTAGACAAGAAGAGCAACGAAACGATCATTGTTTTTGACTTGGGCGGCGGTACGTTCGATGTTTCGATTCTGGAAGTGGGCGACGGTGTTTTTGAAGTACTAGCAACTTCTGGCGATACTCACCTGGGTGGCGACGACTTCGACAAGAAAATCGTTGATTATTTAGCAGAAGAATTTAAGAAAGTTGAAGGCATCGACCTGCGTCAAGACAAGCAAGCGCTACAACGCCTGACCGAAGCGGCAGAAAAGGCAAAAATCGAACTTTCTAGCGTTACTCAGACGGAAATCAACCTGCCCTTTATCACTGCAACCCAAGAAGGTCCCAAGCACTTAGATATGACCCTAACTAGGGCGAAATTTGAAGAACTATGCGCCGATCTCATCGATCGCTGCCGCATTCCCGTAGAAAATGCGCTGCGCGACGCCAAAATCGTTAGAGACGCGATCGACGAAGTCGTCCTGGTAGGAGGCTCTACCCGCATTCCTGCCGTTCAAGAATTGGTTAAAAAACTTCTGGGCAAAGAACCAAACCAAGGCGTTAACCCAGACGAAGTAGTTGCCGTTGGTGCGGCGATTCAAGGTGGCGTTCTCAAAGGTGAAGTTAAAGATATCCTGCTGTTAGACGTTACTCCTCTGTCTCTCGGCGTGGAAACTTTGGGCGGCGTAATGACTCCGATTATTCCCCGCAATACAACTATTCCTACCAAGAAGTCAGAAGTCTTCTCGACTGCCGTTGACGGTCAAACCAACGTGGAAATCCACGTTCTCCAGGGCGAGCGCCAATTGGCAAAAGATAACAAGAGCTTGGGAACCTTCCGCCTCGATGGAATTCCTCCCGCTCCTCGCGGCGTACCCCAAATCGAAGTGACCTTTGATATCGACGCTAACGGGATCCTCAACGTTACTGCTAAGGATAAAGGCACGGGCAAGGAACAGTCTATCAGTATTACGGGCGCTTCTACCCTGCCTAGCGATGAAGTCGATCGCATGGTCAAGGAAGCCGAAGCGAATGCGGCAGCTGACAGAGAGCGTCGCGAGAGAATCGATCGCAAGAACCAAGCCGATTCCTTGGTCTACCAAGCCGACAAGCAACTTAAAGAACTCGGCGACAAAGTTGCTGCTGCCGATAAGAGCAAAGCAGAAGGGCTGATCGCAGAACTCAAAGAGGCGATCGCTCAGGACAATGACGATAAGATCAAGACTCTGATGCCTGAGTTGCAACAAACCCTCTATAGCATCGGTACGAGCGTCTATCAACAAGCTGGTGGCGGCGCAACGAGCGGCGGCTACAGCACCGACGGAACTAGCGGCGCCGGTACGGGGTCTTCGACTGGCGGCGATGATGTCATCGATGCTGAATTCTCAGAAACTAAGTAA
- a CDS encoding four helix bundle protein, whose product MRQDLRKRTKQFALRIIKLYSALPKSTEAQAIGKQILRSGTSVGAHYREAYRSRSDADYISKIEVGLQELEETVYWLELLIESGMVLAEKLNSLMGEAQELTAILVTCVKNTRHKSE is encoded by the coding sequence TTGAGACAAGATTTGAGAAAAAGGACAAAACAGTTTGCTTTACGAATTATTAAGCTTTATTCGGCTTTGCCCAAATCAACTGAAGCGCAAGCGATCGGAAAGCAAATTTTGCGTTCTGGAACTTCTGTAGGAGCACATTATCGAGAAGCTTACCGAAGTCGTTCTGATGCAGATTACATTAGCAAAATTGAAGTAGGACTACAAGAACTGGAAGAAACCGTTTATTGGTTAGAGCTTTTGATTGAATCTGGGATGGTTTTAGCAGAAAAATTGAATTCTCTTATGGGCGAAGCTCAGGAACTTACTGCAATTTTAGTCACTTGCGTCAAAAACACCAGACACAAATCAGAATAA
- the hemJ gene encoding protoporphyrinogen oxidase HemJ: MSYYWFKAFHLIGVVVWFAGLFYLVRLFVYHAEASEMPEPARTILKNQYQIMEKRLYNIITTPGMLVTVAMALGLIWTEPEVLKSGWLHIKLAFVGLLLVYHHYCKRIMKQLEKDECKWTGQQFRALNEAPTVLLVIIVLLAVFKNNLPLDATTWLIVALVIAMAASIQLYAKKRRQDKERLMQVTQE, translated from the coding sequence ATGAGTTATTACTGGTTCAAAGCGTTTCATTTGATTGGCGTTGTCGTTTGGTTTGCGGGGTTATTCTATCTAGTGCGTTTGTTCGTCTATCATGCAGAAGCATCGGAGATGCCAGAACCTGCCCGCACCATTCTTAAAAATCAGTATCAAATCATGGAGAAGCGCCTCTACAATATTATTACCACGCCTGGTATGTTGGTAACGGTAGCAATGGCGCTCGGACTTATTTGGACAGAGCCAGAGGTTTTAAAATCGGGTTGGCTACATATCAAGCTAGCTTTTGTTGGGCTTCTACTCGTTTATCATCACTACTGCAAGCGGATTATGAAGCAGCTAGAAAAGGATGAATGCAAGTGGACGGGGCAACAGTTTCGCGCCCTCAATGAAGCCCCTACCGTTTTGTTAGTAATTATTGTCCTACTTGCTGTCTTCAAAAACAACCTTCCTTTGGATGCTACTACCTGGCTGATAGTTGCGCTAGTAATAGCAATGGCGGCCTCGATTCAGCTTTATGCCAAAAAGCGCAGACAAGACAAAGAAAGATTGATGCAAGTCACCCAAGAATAG
- the cobW gene encoding cobalamin biosynthesis protein CobW produces MHKIPVTIITGFLGAGKTTLIRHLLQNNQGRRIAVLVNEFGEVGIDGELLRDCQICDEQDNPTDNIVELTNGCLCCTVQEEFYPTMQQLLERRDRIDCMLIETSGLALPKPLVQAFRWQEIRNGATVDGVITVVDCQAVAAGTLVGDLEALEAQRQADPNLEHETPIEELFEDQLACADLVLLTKTDLVDEPTLSKVQAWLHKELRSGVKVVACQEGKIKPDVLLGFNAAVEDNLASRPSHHDSEEEHDHDDEINSIQLISDRAFEPTLLIKKLKTIVETEEIYRIKGFVNVANKPMRMVLQGVGDRFDSFYDRPWKRDEFRQTKLVFIGRSLKQEQLEAAIYS; encoded by the coding sequence ATGCATAAAATTCCCGTTACCATCATTACTGGCTTCCTTGGTGCTGGCAAAACCACTCTCATTCGCCACTTACTGCAAAACAATCAAGGACGACGCATTGCTGTATTGGTCAATGAATTTGGCGAAGTGGGAATTGATGGGGAATTATTGCGAGATTGCCAAATTTGCGATGAACAAGACAATCCCACAGATAACATCGTCGAACTGACTAACGGTTGCTTATGCTGTACGGTACAAGAAGAATTCTACCCGACGATGCAGCAATTGCTCGAACGACGCGATCGCATCGATTGCATGTTAATCGAAACCTCTGGATTAGCGCTTCCCAAACCATTAGTACAAGCATTTCGATGGCAAGAAATTCGTAACGGTGCCACAGTCGATGGAGTGATAACGGTGGTCGATTGTCAGGCTGTGGCTGCTGGAACGTTAGTCGGGGATCTGGAGGCACTAGAAGCGCAACGACAAGCCGATCCTAACTTGGAACACGAAACCCCGATTGAAGAATTATTTGAAGATCAATTAGCCTGCGCGGATCTCGTCTTGCTGACGAAAACCGATTTAGTCGATGAACCAACTTTATCTAAGGTACAAGCTTGGTTGCACAAAGAATTGCGATCGGGGGTAAAAGTTGTTGCTTGTCAAGAAGGAAAAATTAAGCCAGATGTTTTGTTAGGTTTTAATGCGGCAGTTGAAGATAATTTAGCAAGTCGTCCCAGCCATCACGACTCTGAAGAAGAACACGACCATGACGATGAGATTAATTCAATTCAATTAATTAGCGATCGCGCTTTCGAGCCAACCTTGCTCATTAAAAAGTTAAAAACTATCGTCGAAACAGAAGAAATTTATCGAATTAAAGGCTTTGTCAATGTTGCCAATAAACCCATGCGAATGGTATTACAAGGAGTCGGCGATCGCTTTGATTCTTTTTACGATCGCCCTTGGAAAAGGGACGAATTCCGCCAGACTAAATTAGTATTTATCGGTCGTTCTCTCAAACAAGAGCAACTCGAAGCAGCTATTTATAGTTAA
- the lexA gene encoding transcriptional repressor LexA: MEPLTQAQQELYDWLVEYITSTQHAPSIRQMMRAMNLRSPAPIQSRLERLRTKGYIDWTEGKARTIRILHRPSQGIPVLGAIAAGGLVEPFTEVQEKLDLSSVFGHPNCFALRVVGDSMIEDSIVEGDLAIMRSVSPHETIKNGEIVAARVEGVGTTLKRFYQQKEKITLKPSNRKYSPIQVSADRVDVQGILIGVWRGY, encoded by the coding sequence ATGGAACCTCTCACACAAGCTCAACAAGAACTCTATGACTGGCTAGTAGAATACATTACTAGCACCCAACACGCCCCCTCAATTCGACAAATGATGCGGGCGATGAATTTGCGATCGCCAGCCCCAATTCAAAGCCGTTTAGAGCGTTTGCGCACCAAAGGCTATATTGATTGGACGGAAGGAAAAGCTCGCACGATTCGCATCCTCCATCGTCCCTCTCAAGGTATACCCGTTTTAGGGGCAATCGCTGCTGGAGGATTAGTAGAACCTTTCACTGAAGTGCAAGAAAAATTGGATTTATCTAGCGTATTTGGGCATCCCAATTGTTTTGCTTTGCGGGTTGTTGGAGACAGTATGATTGAAGATTCAATCGTCGAAGGAGATCTGGCGATTATGCGTTCTGTTTCTCCTCATGAAACTATCAAAAATGGGGAAATTGTTGCAGCTAGAGTTGAAGGAGTTGGCACGACTTTGAAGCGTTTTTATCAACAGAAAGAAAAAATTACCCTCAAACCTTCTAATCGTAAATATTCGCCAATCCAAGTTTCAGCCGATCGAGTAGACGTCCAGGGAATCTTGATCGGTGTTTGGAGGGGATACTAA
- a CDS encoding class I SAM-dependent RNA methyltransferase has product MTKNYFAKVARGLEEIAAKELENLGAIDIRTDFTGVHFRGDNALLYRVNLWSRVIFRVLMPIYEVKSYNAEQLYRNVYKLDWEEYLQTQDTFAVVCTGGNKNLNHTYFTALQIKNAIVDRQRKQIGKRSNINIENPDVLINAHIEGDRCLLSLDSSGSSLHRRGYRPAMGIAPLKETLAAALLEIAEWKPNIPFLDPLCGSGILPIEAALKSLNIAPGLYRKQFGFQTWKDFDRALWEKILTEAKERQLSELLAPILGSDRDSDILQQACINAQSCGIEKHIQLTQKDLSEIEAPAKSGMIICNPPYGKRIGDIQELGGFYKLLGDIFKQRFQGWTAYVLTGNKELAKQVGLRASRRIPVYNGSLPCTLLKYELY; this is encoded by the coding sequence ATGACTAAGAATTACTTTGCTAAAGTTGCTCGTGGATTAGAAGAAATTGCTGCAAAAGAATTAGAAAATTTGGGAGCAATAGACATTCGTACCGATTTTACTGGCGTGCATTTTAGAGGAGATAACGCCCTACTCTACAGAGTTAATCTTTGGTCGAGAGTTATTTTTCGAGTATTGATGCCTATTTATGAGGTAAAAAGCTATAACGCAGAGCAATTATATAGAAATGTATACAAGCTAGATTGGGAAGAATATCTTCAGACTCAAGACACTTTTGCAGTTGTCTGTACTGGAGGAAATAAAAATCTCAATCATACTTACTTTACCGCACTCCAAATTAAAAATGCTATCGTCGATCGCCAGCGCAAACAAATAGGAAAGCGTTCTAATATTAATATAGAAAATCCTGATGTATTAATTAACGCTCACATCGAAGGCGATCGCTGTCTTTTAAGTTTAGATAGTTCGGGTTCGAGTTTGCATCGTCGCGGCTATCGTCCAGCAATGGGAATAGCTCCCTTAAAAGAAACATTGGCGGCTGCACTATTAGAAATAGCAGAGTGGAAGCCGAATATTCCCTTTTTAGATCCTTTATGTGGTTCGGGAATTTTACCAATCGAAGCAGCATTAAAAAGTTTAAATATTGCCCCTGGATTGTATCGAAAGCAATTTGGATTTCAGACTTGGAAAGATTTCGATCGCGCTCTTTGGGAGAAAATTTTAACAGAAGCGAAAGAACGCCAATTATCCGAACTTTTAGCCCCAATTTTGGGGAGCGATCGCGATTCCGATATTTTACAACAAGCTTGCATTAATGCCCAATCTTGTGGCATAGAAAAACATATTCAATTGACTCAAAAAGACTTGTCTGAAATTGAAGCACCAGCAAAGAGTGGAATGATTATTTGTAATCCTCCCTATGGAAAGCGAATAGGAGATATTCAAGAATTAGGAGGATTTTACAAATTATTGGGAGATATATTCAAACAGCGTTTTCAAGGATGGACGGCATATGTTTTGACAGGGAATAAAGAGTTGGCAAAGCAAGTAGGACTAAGAGCATCCCGGCGCATTCCCGTCTATAATGGCTCCCTGCCTTGCACGTTATTAAAGTACGAATTGTATTAG
- a CDS encoding 2'-5' RNA ligase family protein has protein sequence MVQFKRRFFIALLPPHEIQQYTRKIQQHFAEVYNSRAAQKSPPHITLQPPFEWEMQDFPKLEQILTEFARTQAPIPMILDGFAAFKPRVIFINVLKTPELLAVQKALMDYLESSLGIVDEKFKNRPFAPHLTVAYRDLTKPNFYKAWDECKQQKVHFEFLISQLTLLIHNGKCWEISKEFLFTNQA, from the coding sequence ATGGTTCAATTTAAACGACGATTTTTTATTGCTTTGTTACCTCCCCACGAAATACAACAATATACCAGAAAAATTCAGCAGCACTTTGCAGAAGTTTACAACAGCCGTGCCGCACAGAAATCACCACCTCACATTACGTTACAGCCTCCTTTTGAATGGGAAATGCAGGATTTCCCAAAATTAGAACAAATATTAACAGAATTTGCCCGAACGCAAGCTCCCATTCCAATGATTCTCGATGGTTTTGCGGCATTTAAACCTCGCGTGATTTTTATTAATGTCTTGAAAACACCAGAACTTTTGGCAGTACAAAAAGCTTTAATGGACTATCTAGAATCGTCGTTAGGAATTGTTGATGAGAAGTTTAAAAATCGTCCCTTTGCTCCTCATTTAACAGTTGCTTATCGCGATCTGACTAAGCCAAATTTTTATAAAGCTTGGGATGAATGTAAGCAACAAAAAGTACATTTTGAATTTCTCATTTCTCAGTTAACTTTACTAATTCATAATGGAAAATGCTGGGAGATAAGTAAAGAATTTCTGTTTACTAATCAAGCATAA
- a CDS encoding cupredoxin domain-containing protein — translation MMPFKKLGFLGRFLAVTLGVIFCWTTIVTAPSLAARSVTEVKISLGNSAGELKFFPSDLKFMAGQKYKLVLDNPSPTKHYFTAKDFADASWTQKVEAGKVEIKGAIHELELKPGAEAEWVLVPEKPGTYKLYCSIPGHAEAGMTGTIAIANNQ, via the coding sequence ATGATGCCGTTTAAAAAACTTGGTTTCTTGGGGCGATTTCTCGCCGTTACTTTGGGGGTAATTTTCTGCTGGACGACGATTGTAACCGCACCATCTTTAGCTGCGCGATCGGTTACTGAAGTTAAGATTAGCTTGGGAAATAGTGCGGGCGAATTAAAGTTTTTTCCCAGCGATCTCAAATTTATGGCGGGACAAAAATATAAACTCGTATTAGACAACCCCAGCCCCACAAAACATTATTTCACTGCCAAAGATTTTGCCGATGCGAGTTGGACGCAAAAAGTAGAAGCAGGCAAAGTAGAAATCAAGGGAGCCATTCACGAACTAGAATTAAAACCGGGCGCAGAAGCTGAATGGGTATTAGTTCCCGAAAAACCGGGAACCTATAAACTCTATTGTTCTATTCCCGGACACGCCGAGGCGGGAATGACCGGAACGATCGCAATTGCTAATAATCAGTGA
- a CDS encoding S-methyl-5'-thioadenosine phosphorylase, whose product MTQVKIGIIGGSGLYKMDALKDVKEVTVSTPFGSPSDAFIVGNLEGTTVAFLARHGRNHHLLPTELPFRANIYAMKKLGVEYIISASAVGSLKEEVKPLDLVVPDQFIDRTKNRISTFFGDGIVAHIAFGDPVCPNLAKVLADAVASLNLPDVALHRGGTYLCMEGPAFSTKAESNLYRSWGATVIGMTNLQEAKLAREAEIAYATLALVTDYDCWHPDHDHVTVEMVIGNLHRNAINAQKVIQETVRRLSENPPTSAAHSALKYAILTPLDKVPAPTKEKLSLLLQKYL is encoded by the coding sequence ATGACACAGGTAAAAATTGGCATCATCGGCGGTAGCGGTCTTTATAAAATGGATGCCCTTAAAGATGTAAAAGAAGTGACAGTCTCCACTCCTTTTGGTTCGCCTTCGGATGCGTTTATCGTTGGCAACTTAGAAGGAACAACCGTTGCTTTTCTGGCGCGTCACGGACGCAATCATCACCTGTTGCCGACAGAATTACCTTTTCGGGCGAATATTTATGCCATGAAAAAGCTGGGGGTAGAATATATTATCTCTGCTTCAGCCGTCGGTTCTCTCAAAGAAGAAGTCAAACCATTAGATCTGGTGGTTCCCGATCAATTCATCGATCGCACGAAAAACCGAATTTCTACCTTTTTTGGCGATGGAATTGTCGCTCACATTGCCTTTGGCGACCCCGTGTGCCCCAATCTAGCCAAAGTCTTAGCGGATGCAGTAGCAAGTTTGAATTTGCCAGATGTTGCCCTCCATCGCGGCGGAACTTACCTCTGCATGGAAGGACCCGCCTTTTCTACCAAAGCCGAATCTAATCTATATCGTAGCTGGGGCGCGACGGTTATTGGAATGACCAATTTGCAGGAAGCCAAACTCGCTAGAGAAGCAGAAATTGCCTATGCTACTCTAGCCTTAGTCACCGATTACGATTGTTGGCATCCAGACCACGACCACGTGACGGTAGAGATGGTCATCGGCAATTTGCATCGCAATGCCATCAATGCCCAAAAAGTCATCCAAGAAACGGTAAGGCGTTTGAGCGAAAATCCGCCAACCTCTGCGGCACATTCTGCCCTCAAGTATGCCATTCTTACGCCTCTCGACAAAGTGCCAGCGCCGACGAAAGAAAAATTATCATTATTGTTACAGAAATATTTGTAG
- a CDS encoding Mrp/NBP35 family ATP-binding protein: MLDTKSVLEVLRPVQDPELRKSLVELNMIRNVQIDGGEVSFTLVLTTPACPLREFIVEDCQKAVKQLPGVKDVKVEVTAETPQQKSLPDRQTVPGIKNIIAISSGKGGVGKSTVAVNVAVALAQAGAKVGLLDADIYGPNAPTMLGLANAQVMVQKGSQGDVLEPAFNYGVKMVSMGFLIDPDQPVIWRGPMLNGIIRQFLYQVDWGDLDYLIVDMPPGTGDAQLTLVQAVPMAGAVIVTTPQTVSLLDARRGLKMFQQLGVNVLGIVENMSYFIPPDMPDRSYDLFGSGGGEKASKELSVPLLGCIPLEIALREGGDTGVPIVMEAPDSASAKALTAIAQQIAAKVSMAAFA; this comes from the coding sequence ATGCTGGATACTAAATCGGTTTTAGAAGTATTACGCCCCGTACAAGACCCCGAACTGCGAAAGAGTTTGGTAGAGTTGAATATGATCCGCAATGTTCAAATCGACGGGGGAGAGGTCAGTTTTACGCTCGTTTTAACTACTCCTGCCTGTCCGTTGCGAGAGTTTATCGTCGAAGATTGTCAAAAAGCTGTCAAGCAGCTACCTGGGGTTAAAGATGTAAAAGTAGAAGTCACCGCAGAAACGCCCCAACAGAAATCGTTGCCAGATCGCCAGACCGTCCCCGGCATAAAAAATATTATCGCCATCTCTAGCGGTAAAGGCGGCGTTGGCAAAAGCACGGTAGCAGTAAACGTAGCCGTTGCCCTCGCCCAAGCAGGCGCAAAAGTCGGTCTTTTGGATGCAGATATTTACGGACCAAACGCGCCCACCATGTTAGGATTAGCTAACGCGCAAGTGATGGTACAGAAAGGCTCCCAAGGAGACGTATTAGAACCTGCCTTTAACTACGGCGTGAAGATGGTATCCATGGGTTTTTTGATCGACCCCGATCAGCCCGTCATTTGGCGCGGTCCCATGCTCAACGGCATTATCCGCCAGTTTCTCTACCAGGTAGACTGGGGCGATCTCGATTATCTGATTGTCGATATGCCACCAGGGACGGGAGATGCCCAGCTAACACTCGTTCAAGCCGTGCCTATGGCGGGAGCAGTTATCGTCACGACTCCCCAAACCGTCTCTCTGTTAGATGCTCGTCGCGGTTTAAAAATGTTCCAGCAATTGGGCGTAAACGTTCTGGGAATTGTCGAAAATATGAGCTACTTCATCCCGCCAGACATGCCCGATCGCAGCTACGATCTATTTGGCTCTGGCGGCGGAGAAAAAGCCTCGAAAGAATTAAGCGTGCCTCTGTTGGGTTGCATTCCCCTAGAAATTGCCTTGCGCGAAGGAGGCGATACGGGCGTTCCCATCGTTATGGAAGCTCCCGACTCGGCTTCTGCCAAAGCGCTAACCGCGATCGCTCAACAAATTGCAGCTAAAGTCTCTATGGCAGCTTTTGCTTAA